Proteins from a single region of Juglans microcarpa x Juglans regia isolate MS1-56 chromosome 5S, Jm3101_v1.0, whole genome shotgun sequence:
- the LOC121267128 gene encoding vignain-like, producing MAGPFPRTVPSHFDKETGPYTAGLKAKNPDKDLLELSSQELLDCCKEQEKQCYTYSIIKALKWIKSYGIMKEEEYPFKAHKCPCRHKTEEQKTLAVKIVDIQKVDHDNENELLMRVKEQPIECGLIVTKAFRELKDGIYEGSDELDLILQGKKKLYRHAILIVGFGYDEKEDKKYWIIKNSYGKDWGVHGYARIARKSSLPKGRPNLIFRTCYPIVPKL from the exons atggctgggccatttccaCGCACGGTTCCAAGCCACTTTGACAAAGAAACTGGGCCTTACACTGCAGGTCTTAAAGCTAAAAATCCAGATAAAGATCTTCTTGAACTTTCTTCCCAAGAGTTGCTTGATTGTTGTAAGGAACAAGAGAAACAATGTTACACATATTCAATCATAAAAGCTTTGAAATGGATTAAAAGTTATGGGATTATGAAGGAGGAAGAATACCCATTCAAAGCACATAAATGTCCTTGTCGACACAAGACTGAAGAACAG AAAACTCTTGCTGTGAAGATCGTTGACATCCAAAAGGTAGATCATGATAATGAAAATGAGCTACTTATGAGAGTGAAAGAACAACCAATAGAATGTGGTTTAATAGTGACCAAAGCATTCCGAGAACTTAAAGAC GGTATATATGAAGGATCCGATGAACTCGATTTAATTCtccaaggaaaaaagaaactttATCGACATGCAATCCTTATAGTTGGATTTGGTTATGatgagaaagaagataaaaaatactGGATCATAAAAAACTCCTATGGTAAAGATTGGGGAGTGCATGGATATGCCAGAATTGCTCGTAAGTCTAGTCTTCCCAAAGGCAGGCCTAACTTGATTTTCCGAACCTGCTACCCAATAGTACCTAAATTATAG